In Nonlabens agnitus, the DNA window ATGGTGTGTAACCTGTCATCGCAATAGGCAGATCTTTTTGTTCCAATAAATCACCACGATATAGATTTGTAATAGGAACTTCTGCTGTAGGTATCAAATAAAGATCGTCTATACCTACATGATACATTTGACCTTCCTTGTCTGGCAGCTGTCCAGTTCCATAACCACTTTCTTCATTGACTAGGTGAGGCACCTGCATTTCTTCATAACCAGCTGCGGTGTTTTTATCCAGAAAATAGTTGATCAAGGCACGCTGTAATCTGGCACCTTTTCTTTTATAAACTGGGAAACCAGCACCTGTGATTTTATTACCCAATTCAAAATCAATGATATCGTATTTCTTTGCAAGTTCCCAGTGCGGCTGCGCGTTCCCTACCAGGGTTGGAATCGTGCCATGTTGAGAAACAACCTCGTTATCTTCATCGCTGTTTCCAGCAGGAACGCTTTCTTGTGGTATGTTGGGAATTAAATAAAGAACAGACTGCAATCCTTCAACGGCGTTGTTGAGCTGCTCGCTCAGGTCCTTTGATTTTTCCTTTAGTTCTCCGGTTTGTGCTTTGAGATTGTTGGCTTCTTCTGCCTTTCCAGATTTGAATAGATTTCCTATTTCCTTAGATAACAGATTGCTTTTTGCCAGCGTCTCGTCCAGTTGAGTTTGCAAGGAACGACGTTTTTCATCCATCGCGATCGCTTTTTCAAGAAGCGGTGCGGCGTCGATATTTCTCTTTTTTAATGCTTTTACAAAGTCATCTTTATGCTCACGAATGGCTGCAATCTGTAACATGGGAATCGTTAAATAGTAAGTGTCAAAATTACTATTTCTATCAAGAAAAATAGCAGGTAATCACTGCTTTACTTACTTGGTGGCTTTGGGCGATCATATCCAGGAGACGGTAGGATCCATTCATGGTGTTTGAACTGGTCCCATTCTGTAGCGGCGATATCGACAGTAGGATCTGTAAATTGTGAGGGACGCCTACCATTAATGCCTACTTGAGCGTCAATGTAAACCGCAATATCCTCGCCTTTTGCTTTGTATTCCTGTTTTAGTTTTTGTGCAAATTGCCACATAAAATCGGGCTTGCTTTGTACAGATCTTTCCTGTTTACTTGACAAGTAATTGCTAAGGTTCACAATGCTGCGATCGCCTGTATCCTTATTTTGAACGATGAACGTTGCGCGACCGGTACGGCTGCGCAGCATCATGCGCCAGCTTAATCGGTGGCCTTCTTCAGTCCAGAAAACGTCATCTTTTATAGTCCAGTGACGTAGAGGTAACAATAGCATCACGACAAGAAAAATACTTCCAGCAGCAAGAATGACATTGCGATATTTTGGAACGATGATCTCGCCCTTATCATAAAATGGTTTTTTCCATAAGAACCACTGGTGCACCTTTTGTACTGAAAAGAAAAAAAATAGGAACGATAGTGCCATATAGGGAAAGATTCCAATCTTGAACACCACGCTGTTGAACAAGTGAAAGAAAATCGATGCCGCAACGGCGATCCATCTGGTTCTTTTCCACAAAAGAAAGGGTACGATCAATAAATCAAACGTCAACCCGAAATATTTTATCGCCTCATGCGCCCATTCATATTGAAGGATATCCCAGTTCTTACCACGCGTACTCATCAAATATCTAGGGAAGCTGCCGTCCAACCAGTCTGGATAAAACTTGGCTACCGTAGCATATGCATACACGATCCATATCAAGCCTATGATAAAGACATAGATACCACGCGACATGTGTTCTCTTTTTATGCTTGGATCTATTGTGCTGTCCACAGATACCGACCTATGCGCTGGCAAGAAAATCATAATATAATTGAGCAGCATCAATAGGTAGCAGTGGTTATTATAGCTGGATTTTTGCAACAAATACACATAAGTCCAAGTAATGGCATAGTAGGTAATGGCGATGCGGTATTTATAACCTACCATTACCATAAGACCAGCAACGCCCATGACACTGTAAAAAACATACATCCAATTGCCGGGCAGCGGTTCCAAAAACTCAAAACCTATGAACGTAAATGTAAATTCAGGCTCTATAAACTGGCGTCTTACCATTCCGGTTGCAATGGATCCAAAAGCCTCACAAGCCAAGAGCAACCCAAAAATGATTCTAAAAGCGACCAGAGCAGAATTATCTACCTGTTTAAACAGCCACGAATTAAGAGTTGCTCGCATAGGTTCTCGTGTTCAATTCATCTTGAGCCATGATCTTTTTTAAGTCTTCCAGTGACTCAAACTTCTCTTCATCCCTCAATCGCGTGTGAAAGAAAAGTTCCATGTCTTGACCGTATAGGTCTTTATTAAAGTCCAGGTAGTAGGTTTCTATGGTAATGCTACCATCAGATGTGGTGACCGTTGGATTTTTACCAATGTTTGTCATACCATAGACAGTCTCACCATCGATGATACTACTCGTGATATAAACGCCCAGTTTAGGTATCAACTTATACTTTTCAGCAACCTTGAGGTTTGCGGTTGGATATCCTATGGTACGGCCTATTTGTTTTCCTTTGACGACGGTGCCATGAATGCTAAAATTCCTGCTCAGGTACTGGTTAGCCGTTTGCACGTCGCCATCGTTGATGGCGCTGCGTATTTTAGTGCTACTCACCGCAACTTCATCAATTTCTTCCTTGGTGATTTCAATCAGTTCAAAACCATATTCAATCGCATCTTTGCGCAGGTCTGTGATGTTTGCACTTCTATTGCGGCCATAATGGTGGTCATAACCTATCACGACTACACCGGCATTAAGTTGATCCACCAGGATATCCTTGACGTACTCCTTGGCAGATGTTCTGGAGAATTCTTTGGAAAACGGGTGTATGATCATGTGCTCCACACCAGTTTGGGCCACTAGATCAACACGCTCATCAATAGTGTTTATGAGTTTTAGGTCATATTCTGGCTGCAGTACCATTCTGGGATGTGGAAAAAAAGTGAGTAGGATGGTCGTGAGATCTTCTGCGCGGGCGCGATCCACCATCTTTTTTAGGATTTGCTGGTGACCGTAATGTACACCGTCAAATGTGCCAATGGTGACCACTGCTTTTTTTTGAGCCTGGTATTGATCAATGTTTTTATAGGTGTTCAATTCACTTAAAGTTTGAGTCACTACTTGCAAAATAACGCAAAGTGTGAGGTTTAAAGTTAGCTAAAAGGCGGTTTGTTTTAGTTCGCTTTCGCGAAAGCGAATTAACCTCAAACACCACTGCATTTATTTACCGTTGTACTGGTTCATGGCATTTGCGAGACCACCATGTACAAAGGCCAGCGCTGCGGCAGCTGCTGTTTCTATGCGCTCCTGAAGGGATTTGCGCTCCTCATCATCCCATTCTCCTAGTACGTAATCCACCTGTCTGCCTTTTGAAAAGGCATCTGAAATCCCAAATCTCAATCGTGGATAGTTAGGCGTGTTGAGTTGGACCTGTGTGTCTTTAAGTCCATTATGGCCGCCATCACTACCTTTTCCCTTCATGCGTATGGTGCCAAATTCTAGATTTAGGTCGTCTGTAATGACGAGAATTTGCTCTTTTGGAATATTCTCTTGCTTCATATAATACTTTATGGCCTTGCCAGAAAGGTTCATAAAGGTATTGGGCTTGAGAAGCAGTATGGATTTTCCCTTATGTGTGGTGCTGGCCACATCGCCCAGTTTTAAGGTCTCAAAAGTAACTTCTTTTTCTTGTGCCAGATGGTCCAGAACCTTAAAGCCTATGTTGTGGCGCGTTTCTGCATACTTAGCTCCTGGATTTCCCAGACCTACCAGTAGGAATTTTTTCATGCGATCGTCTTGTAGCGGTTCATCGTTGGAATTTGAATTTCCAAACCATTTGTTCCATAAGGTTTTCATGAGTCAAAAATAAAAAAGCCGTTCCAGCAATTGCGGGAACGGCTTGTATAATATTCAGGAATTGAACTATTCGTCAGTTCCTTCCTTAACAGCAGCCTCGTCATTAACTTCAGTTGCTGGTACCTCATCTGCTGGTACGTCTTCATCATCGTCTGTATCTGCGACGGCAGTTCTAGAGTTTTTCACCATCAATACAACGATATTGTCGGCATGCATGATTTCATACTCATCTACTCTTAGGTCACGCACATATTTTTTGTGGCCTATCTTCATATTGGAGATGTCCATCGTGATAAAGTCAGGAAGGTTTCCTGGAAGTGCCTTAACACGTAATTTACGTAGGTTTCTTCTCAGTACACCACCATTCAATACACCACGAGCAGTTCCTGTGCTGCGCACTGGTACTTCCATGGTTACTGGCTTGTCATCAAAGATTTGGTAGAAATCTGCATGTAGCAAAAGTTCTCTTACTGGGTGCCATTGCATGTCTTGTGCGATAGCGTTGAATTTACCGTCCTTACCTAGGTCAATAACCACAAGGTGTGCATCTGGTGTGTAGATTAAGTCTTTGAACGCTTTTTCTTCTGCTGAAAAATGTATGGGCTCGTCTCCTCCGTAGATTACACAAGGTACCAATCCAGCATTACGTAGGGCTTTAGTTGCCTTTTTGCCCACGCTTTCTCTTTTAGATCCGTTGATCGTGATTGATTTCATTTTGGGTTATTTAATTATTAATCTGAAATTACATTATAAAATTATCGCTGATGGACTCGTTGTTCTGGACGCTCTTCATAACGCCAGAGAACAAGCCTGCACAGGATAGTACTCTAATTTTTTCGCTTTGTTGTCTCAATGGAATAGAGTCTGTAACGATAAGCTCTTCAAGTTTTGATTGCTCAATGCGCTCATAGGCTTTACCAGAAAGTATCGCGTGAGTACAAATAGCTCTAACGCTCTTTGCACCACGTTCCATCATTACATCTGCTGCCTTAGTAAGTGTGCCGGCCGTATCGACCATGTCATCTACTAACACCACATTTTTACCAGTCACATCACCAATCAATTCCATATGGGAAATGACATTTGCCTTTTGACGCTGTTTATAACATACCACTACATCGCTTTCTAATGTTTTAGAATATGCATAAGCTCTTTTAGAACCACCCATATCAGGTGAGGCGATGGTAAGATTATCAAGATTTAAGCTTTTCAAATAAGGTATGAATAGAGAAGAAGCAAATAAATGATCTACCGGTTTTTCAAAGAATCCCTGAATTTGATCTGCGTGAAGATCCATGGTAATGATGCGTGTCGCACCAGCTGCTTCCAGTACTTTCGCAATCATTTTTGCACCTATTGGGACGCGTGGTTTATCCTTGCGGTCCTGACGTGCCCAACCAAAATAAGGAATGACTGCCGTAATGTGTCTTGCACTGGCTCTTTTTGCACCATCAATCATCAACAGTAACTCCATCAAGTTGTCGCTACTAGGATGTGTGGAGCCTATTAAAAAGATGCGTCTACCTCTTATGGATTCTTCAAAAGAAGGTTGGAATTCACCATCACTAAAGGTGGTGAAGTTTACTTGACCTAGTGGAGCACCATACTCTTGAGCGATGGATTTTGCTAGATCCATGCTTTGTCTACAACCAAAAAGTTTTGCTTCAGAGATAGAATATGGCATTGTCAAAGGTTTAGGGTCTTGATTTTAAGGCTGCAAATGTAAAACTATTTTCTGTGAGGAAAGATAAAAAGCTATATAAATCGCATTGCGCATTGATATTATTTGTTACTTTTGCCAACCCAATTTTATGCCTCAGTGGTGGAATTGGTAGACACGTTGGATTCAAAATCCAATGCTGCAAGGCGTGCCGGTTCGATTCCGGCCTGAGGTACTTAGCTTGAAAGCCCTTTTAAATAGGGCTTTCCTTGTTTTTTGTCTGTACTTTTTTACCAATTGAAAAATGGAAAAGGGTTACGATAAGGGTTACACATTTGAAATCGCTATTAAGATGCCAGATTACACCGTTCCTGCATTATATGAGGCTAAAAAGATTGTTGATGGTCGCAAGGTTGCATCAGTGGATCCAGGAGCGCGATGGTATGTGTGGTTTAACTATAAAGGCAAACGTTACGCATTCAAAAACGGCATCAATAAACTCAAAACGGTAAAAGATCGACGTAGGGTAGGAAAAGCTATGGTAGCAGCCTACACGATCATGCTAGAACGTGGTTGGAATCCAGACACCAAACAAAATGAGACTGAAAGCGCACCAGTTCTTACATTAGAAAATGCCTTAAAATTAGCGTTGTCACACAAGAAATCAAGGGTCAAGGATTCCACGTACAAAGGTTATGAACATCGACTAACAAAGTTTATTGAATACACCGACAGCAAATTGATATCAGGACTACCGGTAGATCAATTCACAAAAAAACAGTTTGCGGCGTTTCTTAACCAAATCGCAAGTGAAGGTGCTGGAAAAACTAGTGTGCGTAATTATCAACGCAGTATTAGTGCCTTATTTTCTAAACTCGTGCAAGATTATCACATTAAAGAGAATCCTGCAGCTGGTATAAAAACTCCCAAGGGCAAGCCAGAGAAAAACACACCTTTTACTGCCGAAGAATTTAAAAACGTAGTCGATTGGTTTACCGTTAATGAGCCATACATGCTCATTCCTTTAAGGTTGATCGTTTTTGCGTTGCTCAGGCCTATTGAGACGGTTCGATTGAGGGTGAGAGACTGCAACGGCGATCAATTAAAGGTCGAAACCAAAACAGATTCCTATGCGACTATACGCATAATTGACAAATTAAAACCCACTATTGATACTATTATCAAACAGTCCACACATTCCAGTGATTTTATAATTACGAAAGATTTTAAGCCAGGTCCTTATAACGCAAGCGCTCAAGGTCGCTACGGCTTTTTCCAGCGCCGTTTCAAGGTGATGAAGGATGCTCTAGGCTTTGATCATCGTTATGGCTGGTATTCCTTGAGGCATAGTGCTATTTTTGCGCTATACACCAGTTTCATTAAAGATGGCTTGACCCCACGCGAGGCTGTTTTAAAAATGCTTCCAATAACCAGACATAGGGATGAAGAATCCCTTTCCAGTTATTTGCGTGATATAGGAGCATTTCTACCACCAGA includes these proteins:
- a CDS encoding HTTM domain-containing protein translates to MRATLNSWLFKQVDNSALVAFRIIFGLLLACEAFGSIATGMVRRQFIEPEFTFTFIGFEFLEPLPGNWMYVFYSVMGVAGLMVMVGYKYRIAITYYAITWTYVYLLQKSSYNNHCYLLMLLNYIMIFLPAHRSVSVDSTIDPSIKREHMSRGIYVFIIGLIWIVYAYATVAKFYPDWLDGSFPRYLMSTRGKNWDILQYEWAHEAIKYFGLTFDLLIVPFLLWKRTRWIAVAASIFFHLFNSVVFKIGIFPYMALSFLFFFFSVQKVHQWFLWKKPFYDKGEIIVPKYRNVILAAGSIFLVVMLLLPLRHWTIKDDVFWTEEGHRLSWRMMLRSRTGRATFIVQNKDTGDRSIVNLSNYLSSKQERSVQSKPDFMWQFAQKLKQEYKAKGEDIAVYIDAQVGINGRRPSQFTDPTVDIAATEWDQFKHHEWILPSPGYDRPKPPSK
- the serS gene encoding serine--tRNA ligase; translation: MLQIAAIREHKDDFVKALKKRNIDAAPLLEKAIAMDEKRRSLQTQLDETLAKSNLLSKEIGNLFKSGKAEEANNLKAQTGELKEKSKDLSEQLNNAVEGLQSVLYLIPNIPQESVPAGNSDEDNEVVSQHGTIPTLVGNAQPHWELAKKYDIIDFELGNKITGAGFPVYKRKGARLQRALINYFLDKNTAAGYEEMQVPHLVNEESGYGTGQLPDKEGQMYHVGIDDLYLIPTAEVPITNLYRGDLLEQKDLPIAMTGYTPCFRREAGSYGAHVRGLNRLHQFDKVEILRIEHPDQSDSALDAMVVHVKGILEELELPYRILRLCGGDLGFTSTLTYDFEVYSTAQEKWLEVSSVSNFKTFQANRLKLRYRNGDNGTELAHTLNGSALALPRILASILENFQEEDHINIPKVLIPYCGFDRID
- a CDS encoding 50S ribosomal protein L25/general stress protein Ctc, translating into MKSITINGSKRESVGKKATKALRNAGLVPCVIYGGDEPIHFSAEEKAFKDLIYTPDAHLVVIDLGKDGKFNAIAQDMQWHPVRELLLHADFYQIFDDKPVTMEVPVRSTGTARGVLNGGVLRRNLRKLRVKALPGNLPDFITMDISNMKIGHKKYVRDLRVDEYEIMHADNIVVLMVKNSRTAVADTDDDEDVPADEVPATEVNDEAAVKEGTDE
- the pth gene encoding aminoacyl-tRNA hydrolase yields the protein MKTLWNKWFGNSNSNDEPLQDDRMKKFLLVGLGNPGAKYAETRHNIGFKVLDHLAQEKEVTFETLKLGDVASTTHKGKSILLLKPNTFMNLSGKAIKYYMKQENIPKEQILVITDDLNLEFGTIRMKGKGSDGGHNGLKDTQVQLNTPNYPRLRFGISDAFSKGRQVDYVLGEWDDEERKSLQERIETAAAAALAFVHGGLANAMNQYNGK
- a CDS encoding site-specific integrase, with amino-acid sequence MEKGYDKGYTFEIAIKMPDYTVPALYEAKKIVDGRKVASVDPGARWYVWFNYKGKRYAFKNGINKLKTVKDRRRVGKAMVAAYTIMLERGWNPDTKQNETESAPVLTLENALKLALSHKKSRVKDSTYKGYEHRLTKFIEYTDSKLISGLPVDQFTKKQFAAFLNQIASEGAGKTSVRNYQRSISALFSKLVQDYHIKENPAAGIKTPKGKPEKNTPFTAEEFKNVVDWFTVNEPYMLIPLRLIVFALLRPIETVRLRVRDCNGDQLKVETKTDSYATIRIIDKLKPTIDTIIKQSTHSSDFIITKDFKPGPYNASAQGRYGFFQRRFKVMKDALGFDHRYGWYSLRHSAIFALYTSFIKDGLTPREAVLKMLPITRHRDEESLSSYLRDIGAFLPPDYGSRFKFDL
- a CDS encoding ribose-phosphate pyrophosphokinase yields the protein MPYSISEAKLFGCRQSMDLAKSIAQEYGAPLGQVNFTTFSDGEFQPSFEESIRGRRIFLIGSTHPSSDNLMELLLMIDGAKRASARHITAVIPYFGWARQDRKDKPRVPIGAKMIAKVLEAAGATRIITMDLHADQIQGFFEKPVDHLFASSLFIPYLKSLNLDNLTIASPDMGGSKRAYAYSKTLESDVVVCYKQRQKANVISHMELIGDVTGKNVVLVDDMVDTAGTLTKAADVMMERGAKSVRAICTHAILSGKAYERIEQSKLEELIVTDSIPLRQQSEKIRVLSCAGLFSGVMKSVQNNESISDNFIM
- a CDS encoding bifunctional riboflavin kinase/FAD synthetase; the protein is MTQTLSELNTYKNIDQYQAQKKAVVTIGTFDGVHYGHQQILKKMVDRARAEDLTTILLTFFPHPRMVLQPEYDLKLINTIDERVDLVAQTGVEHMIIHPFSKEFSRTSAKEYVKDILVDQLNAGVVVIGYDHHYGRNRSANITDLRKDAIEYGFELIEITKEEIDEVAVSSTKIRSAINDGDVQTANQYLSRNFSIHGTVVKGKQIGRTIGYPTANLKVAEKYKLIPKLGVYITSSIIDGETVYGMTNIGKNPTVTTSDGSITIETYYLDFNKDLYGQDMELFFHTRLRDEEKFESLEDLKKIMAQDELNTRTYASNS